A region from the Nitrospira sp. genome encodes:
- a CDS encoding ABC transporter permease, producing the protein MALLESMGRWALTYISEMGRMLIFVASSFAWLARPPLRFSQIVKQLHFIGYKSTFVVVLTAAFTGMVLALQGYYTLRKFGSEGLLGSAVALSMIRELGPVLAALMVTARAGSAMTAEIGIMRITEQIDALDTMAINPLQYLIAPKLVAGLIGVPLLVAIFDVVGIYGGHLVGVDLLGVNAGSYWNSIESAVEWKDVYGGILKSISFGLIISWVCCYKGFYTRMSAEGLGTATTEAVVLSSVVILVWDYFLTSVLL; encoded by the coding sequence ATGGCGCTGCTTGAATCCATGGGCCGTTGGGCCCTCACCTACATCAGCGAAATGGGTCGGATGCTGATCTTTGTCGCATCCTCCTTTGCGTGGTTGGCACGTCCGCCGTTACGATTCAGTCAGATCGTCAAGCAGCTCCACTTCATCGGATACAAGTCGACGTTTGTTGTCGTATTGACCGCAGCCTTTACCGGAATGGTTTTGGCGCTGCAGGGTTACTACACGCTCAGAAAGTTCGGATCGGAAGGGTTGTTAGGTTCCGCGGTCGCACTCAGTATGATTCGTGAACTGGGGCCAGTATTAGCTGCGCTCATGGTGACGGCTCGAGCCGGTTCGGCTATGACGGCGGAGATCGGGATTATGCGGATTACAGAACAGATTGATGCGCTCGATACCATGGCCATCAACCCTCTCCAATACCTGATCGCTCCGAAACTCGTCGCAGGTTTAATCGGGGTTCCGTTGCTCGTCGCGATCTTCGATGTAGTGGGAATCTATGGCGGGCACCTGGTAGGGGTCGACTTGCTGGGAGTGAACGCCGGCTCGTATTGGAACTCCATCGAGTCTGCGGTGGAATGGAAAGATGTCTACGGCGGCATCCTCAAGTCCATCAGTTTCGGGCTGATTATCAGCTGGGTTTGTTGTTATAAAGGGTTCTATACCAGGATGAGTGCCGAGGGTCTCGGCACTGCCACGACCGAGGCCGTCGTGTTGTCGTCGGTCGTGATTCTCGTCTGGGACTATTTTTTAACGTCGGTTCTGTTGTAG
- the shc gene encoding squalene--hopene cyclase — MPQVDAITRRGWPIYYGGPAEISASVKAYFALKLSGVSADEPFMVRAKERILAMGGVLQANVFTKITLALFDQYDWEGVPHMPVEIMLLPKKFYFSLYAISYWSRAVLIPLLIVFAHRPVCQIPREQGIDELYPIPRGEVRYWKYPPFNKDQAWLTPHNFFVALDAMLKLYDRMPMRVLREKALHKAAAWMLDHIKGSGGLGAIYPAMANSIMALECLGYDADDPLVVKALREIEELEVYDSVMIDGEMLPTLHLQPCFSPIWDTALLTNALVEAGVAQDHPALQKAGRYLVSRQTKTVGDWVISSPHAEPGGWYFQFENELYPDVDDSAVVIMALSKLKIPGQESEVNDSIGRGMRWVLAMQGSDGGWGAYDKDNNRVVFNYIPFADHKALLDPSTADLAGRCLEMLGALGYDRTHPSAGPALAFLRKEQEEDGSWYGRWGVNYIYGTWSVLAGLRAIGEDLSAPYIRRAVSWLESRQNADGGWGESCLSYKDTQHQGRGESTPSQTAWALMALMSAGAIDSLSVARGVQFLLRHQKNDGSWEEIMHTGTGFPRVFYLRYHWYCQYFPLWALAMCRNLRSRGKMRADELRHHIPETASYRSEH, encoded by the coding sequence ATACCTCAAGTCGACGCAATTACCCGACGGGGCTGGCCGATCTATTACGGCGGCCCGGCCGAAATCAGCGCCTCGGTCAAGGCTTATTTTGCACTCAAGTTGAGCGGCGTCTCAGCGGATGAACCGTTCATGGTTCGAGCCAAAGAGCGAATCTTGGCGATGGGTGGGGTGCTGCAAGCCAACGTGTTTACAAAAATCACGCTGGCGTTGTTCGATCAGTATGATTGGGAAGGCGTCCCGCACATGCCCGTTGAAATCATGCTGCTCCCGAAGAAGTTCTACTTCAGTCTCTATGCGATCTCGTATTGGTCTCGGGCGGTCTTGATTCCCTTACTGATCGTCTTTGCCCATAGACCGGTTTGCCAGATCCCTCGCGAACAAGGCATCGATGAGTTATACCCCATCCCTCGTGGGGAAGTTCGGTATTGGAAGTATCCTCCTTTCAACAAGGATCAGGCCTGGCTCACACCGCACAACTTCTTTGTGGCGCTGGATGCCATGTTGAAGTTGTATGACCGGATGCCCATGCGGGTCTTACGGGAAAAGGCACTCCATAAGGCTGCGGCCTGGATGTTGGATCACATCAAGGGGTCAGGCGGGCTCGGTGCAATCTATCCGGCGATGGCGAACTCCATCATGGCGCTCGAGTGTCTTGGATACGATGCGGACGATCCCTTGGTCGTCAAGGCGCTGCGTGAAATCGAAGAGTTGGAAGTCTATGATTCCGTGATGATCGACGGGGAGATGCTTCCCACGCTTCACCTACAGCCGTGTTTTTCTCCTATCTGGGATACGGCGTTACTGACGAATGCGCTGGTCGAGGCGGGAGTTGCGCAAGATCATCCTGCTCTCCAAAAGGCTGGTCGCTATTTGGTGTCTCGGCAAACAAAGACGGTGGGTGACTGGGTCATCTCTTCGCCGCATGCGGAACCAGGTGGCTGGTACTTCCAGTTCGAGAATGAGCTCTATCCCGATGTGGATGACTCTGCGGTCGTCATTATGGCCTTGTCCAAACTGAAGATCCCCGGTCAAGAGTCAGAGGTCAACGACTCCATTGGTCGCGGAATGCGATGGGTGCTGGCCATGCAGGGTTCCGATGGAGGCTGGGGCGCATACGATAAAGACAATAACCGTGTGGTCTTCAACTATATCCCGTTCGCCGATCATAAGGCGTTGTTGGACCCTAGCACCGCAGACTTAGCCGGACGCTGTTTGGAGATGCTTGGTGCGCTTGGGTACGACAGGACGCATCCATCTGCTGGGCCGGCGCTGGCCTTCCTGAGAAAGGAGCAAGAAGAAGATGGCAGCTGGTATGGGCGGTGGGGCGTTAACTACATTTATGGTACATGGTCAGTTCTGGCAGGGCTACGAGCAATCGGGGAAGATCTGTCGGCACCCTATATTCGTCGGGCCGTATCCTGGCTGGAGTCACGACAGAATGCTGACGGTGGCTGGGGTGAGTCCTGTCTTTCATACAAGGATACGCAGCATCAAGGACGAGGAGAAAGCACGCCCTCGCAAACCGCATGGGCGTTGATGGCCCTCATGTCGGCCGGCGCAATCGATTCGTTGAGTGTGGCGCGTGGGGTGCAGTTCCTGCTTCGGCACCAGAAGAATGACGGATCGTGGGAGGAGATTATGCACACCGGTACGGGATTCCCACGAGTGTTTTATCTTCGGTACCACTGGTATTGCCAGTATTTCCCGTTGTGGGCTCTGGCGATGTGTCGCAATCTTCGCTCTCGAGGGAAGATGCGGGCCGATGAACTGCGTCATCACATTCCAGAGACCGCTTCATATCGGTCCGAGCATTGA
- a CDS encoding c-type cytochrome, with the protein MMTSSSVHPTLAILWVGVLLAFLAIVFASTGRRSPEGTKGFGVQTLKWLSIVGLLVLATGFVTGLKAAHPLIDKNYAAVFVTTSGWFLVGKVVIVCLLLAIALRIHFVSLPALMMPTESAAAVKRTLRIWVIIEAVFTLALVWAGHVVANEHPPNHAVIYTWPYPFRFSIMNTWGMAMLDAVIGVWVAITLFIVAGAIALRTLMKGGRSSWRFGLPTVLVMLGLAVGAYALSIKAYPETYRDTPVPFKSESVAHAMTIFAENCVPCHGHQAKGDGILAKTLPKKPIDLLTEPHATMHTPGDFFHWLTNGVPGTGMPAWGEKFSDKERWDLVNLIHATNRGYQSRIMTTRILPNQPFLAPPGFSYTTHDGTTGRLKDFRGEKAVLLVLFSWPDSRERLDQLRLTYPALRDHKAEVLAVPLTELTAQQIADLGKDIPFPLIEKEAAEIARTYSLFRRTISHPDLMGPATVPKHMEFLFDRFGYLRARWIPETDAADWNDIEFVTQQVDQLNQEQEIMPPPPDYLQESGHDMHMMGGMKM; encoded by the coding sequence ATGATGACATCTAGCTCCGTCCACCCCACTCTGGCAATCCTCTGGGTCGGAGTGTTGCTCGCTTTTCTTGCCATCGTCTTCGCCTCTACAGGGAGACGTTCCCCGGAAGGGACCAAAGGGTTCGGAGTCCAGACCCTGAAGTGGCTATCCATCGTGGGGTTGCTGGTTTTAGCCACGGGTTTTGTCACGGGTTTGAAGGCGGCGCATCCCTTGATCGACAAGAACTATGCGGCTGTGTTCGTGACAACCTCCGGTTGGTTCCTCGTAGGGAAAGTGGTAATTGTCTGTCTGCTTCTCGCCATTGCGTTGCGCATTCACTTCGTCTCGCTACCAGCGCTCATGATGCCTACGGAATCAGCTGCAGCCGTGAAACGCACACTCCGAATCTGGGTCATCATCGAGGCGGTCTTTACCCTTGCGCTGGTATGGGCAGGACACGTAGTGGCAAACGAGCACCCGCCAAATCACGCAGTCATCTACACCTGGCCATATCCCTTCCGCTTCTCCATCATGAACACATGGGGTATGGCCATGCTGGACGCCGTGATCGGCGTATGGGTTGCGATTACTCTGTTCATCGTAGCAGGAGCCATCGCATTGCGTACTCTCATGAAGGGCGGGCGATCGAGCTGGCGGTTTGGCCTACCGACCGTGCTTGTAATGTTGGGCCTCGCCGTTGGGGCATACGCCCTGTCTATTAAGGCCTATCCAGAAACCTACCGTGATACCCCGGTCCCGTTTAAGTCGGAATCCGTCGCTCACGCCATGACCATCTTCGCCGAAAACTGTGTCCCCTGCCATGGACACCAAGCGAAAGGTGACGGCATTTTGGCCAAAACTTTACCGAAAAAACCGATCGATTTACTTACGGAACCTCACGCGACCATGCATACTCCAGGTGATTTCTTCCACTGGCTCACCAATGGCGTTCCTGGAACGGGCATGCCTGCATGGGGTGAAAAATTTTCAGACAAAGAACGCTGGGATCTCGTCAATCTCATTCATGCCACTAACCGGGGCTATCAATCGCGCATCATGACTACTCGGATCCTGCCCAACCAACCATTTCTTGCACCTCCGGGCTTCTCCTATACCACGCATGACGGAACCACCGGCAGATTGAAAGACTTCCGTGGGGAAAAAGCCGTCCTCCTCGTCCTGTTTTCGTGGCCGGACTCACGTGAGCGACTCGATCAACTCCGGCTGACCTACCCGGCGTTACGAGACCACAAGGCCGAGGTGTTAGCTGTACCACTGACGGAGCTCACCGCGCAGCAGATCGCCGATCTTGGGAAGGACATCCCCTTCCCCTTGATTGAAAAGGAGGCAGCCGAGATCGCCCGCACATATTCGCTGTTTCGCAGGACGATCTCTCATCCCGATCTGATGGGTCCGGCAACGGTACCAAAGCATATGGAGTTCCTATTCGACCGCTTCGGATACTTGCGGGCTCGGTGGATTCCGGAAACCGATGCGGCCGACTGGAACGATATCGAGTTCGTGACGCAACAAGTGGATCAATTGAATCAGGAACAGGAAATCATGCCCCCACCTCCCGACTACCTGCAGGAGTCAGGACATGATATGCACATGATGGGTGGGATGAAGATGTAA
- a CDS encoding septal ring lytic transglycosylase RlpA family protein — MKTTYRVAKKTVKGTIWVVKGAYQFTKGTTKLAYRIGKFTFEVVRAPLEYPLMSDDIQTIDGLPVKEAIRLGRVKAAPYTVNGHHYVPMTLASARIYKEVGLASWYGEETRRQKGGHMTANGELFNPSALTAAHKYLPLPIHVQVTNLENGRSIIVRVNDRGPFPSRHNPDSGKRIIDLSRGAAEQLGFADQGVAKVQIETIQLEEA, encoded by the coding sequence ATGAAGACGACCTATCGGGTCGCCAAAAAGACGGTTAAAGGCACGATATGGGTGGTCAAAGGAGCCTATCAATTTACGAAGGGGACGACCAAACTCGCGTATCGAATCGGCAAGTTCACCTTTGAGGTCGTTCGTGCTCCTTTGGAGTACCCCTTGATGAGCGACGATATCCAGACTATCGATGGGCTCCCGGTCAAAGAGGCGATTCGTCTCGGGCGAGTCAAAGCCGCACCGTACACGGTCAACGGCCATCATTATGTGCCGATGACACTCGCGAGCGCACGAATCTATAAGGAGGTGGGTCTGGCATCATGGTATGGGGAAGAAACCAGGCGGCAGAAAGGTGGGCATATGACGGCCAACGGCGAGCTGTTCAACCCCAGTGCGCTAACGGCGGCTCATAAATATCTACCGCTTCCGATTCACGTCCAGGTGACGAATCTAGAAAACGGACGGTCGATTATCGTGCGAGTGAATGATCGTGGCCCCTTCCCCAGCCGGCACAACCCAGATTCCGGGAAAAGGATCATCGACTTGAGTCGGGGTGCTGCCGAGCAACTAGGATTTGCCGACCAAGGCGTCGCCAAGGTGCAGATCGAGACGATTCAGCTCGAAGAAGCATAA
- the smc gene encoding chromosome segregation protein SMC, with protein sequence MHLKSLNMLGFKSFAEAKIEFPEGVTAVVGPNGSGKSNVVDAILWVLGEQSTKTLRSEKMEDVIFNGTEVRKPLGMAEVSLVIGGLDQAAMKLDGNSGLPNELTEVQELMITRRLYRNGESEYLINKVHCRLKDIRSLLLDTRAGSKGHTVIAQGQIDQILNASPQDRRELIEETAGIIRYKKQKAEALRKLETTQQNLLRVRDIVAEVKKQLNSLERQARQARTYQTLQGEAREMEVTLLTREFRALRQTLQEVESELLSLDQQESEKAAEQARLATDLEQARLESIATADSIGKIREQLAGVEQQQAQALTAAEVERNRGQLFSQQQVQESAELEELVRSQEQVVGTLQAIESSLVGLEEEVTVRTQALEELDRDMTRLRDQRAAAVAEEERGRKDVLQLAVLVANTEQSISQFAKRIEDFTNRATRLTAERDELHGQRESSVARRDTLREEYGQADRLVATLQADQRAVKEEVAQAIGLVQSLDQVILRRSEELAGLESRLEALQSVVQEEMGYGRQGATQGPALKSCEGVREAVAEWLTIPSGMERAVEAVLGERVRGWFVDEPSVGRRLVRFLQEETLGRGSFIPQQPRWEGNQAYEWWAAIASEPGVVGRAVDLVQTDAARTVARDSLFDRVVIVRSLDHAIELWERHAWSAPNGPILATLDGEVVDASGIVTGGHVEGTPGLLERRREVLDLETKRQTLVVELDQNKQQRDVVQAQIQELTERDRQLGDSLREAEMQNLSLRKDQEKLQHVLDDLDHRLNAVEAEIQEGRTEREHLEQESQSVQAQLSQWIAEKTGQDTLLSRVREGLGLLDQNLRAHQDRVTEARLAAEGLRAKREHEQLNRARVTLQIQETEDRRRVLGEHLDSLKGLIEQSHDEQTRQETLCRELGEAAGQVKGELVAAQERQAQQMTNSRAMEGHLEEARRGMSAIRDARMTVEVRRAEIRTQLGTVESTLAGTYQLDPSTLIEVSSAASEPALESEAAVDQEMVERSDTELKEQLQKLRDRLDRMGPINLAAISEHQELEERHTFLSAQEQDLSNSISSLKEIIQRIHRTTKEMFAATYDELQRKFTEVFGQFFPGGRAELQLVEEPPSENGESSGSDEPGIEIVAQPPGKRLKSITMLSGGEKTLTAMALLFASFLIRPTPFCLLDEIDAPLDEENIGRFTAVLKDLAQNAQFLVITHNKRTMSIADSLFGVTMEEPGVSKLVSVRLGDLQPA encoded by the coding sequence ATGCACTTGAAATCGCTGAATATGTTGGGTTTTAAGTCGTTCGCGGAGGCCAAGATTGAATTCCCGGAAGGAGTTACCGCGGTCGTGGGACCCAATGGAAGCGGGAAGAGCAATGTCGTTGATGCCATCCTATGGGTCTTGGGGGAGCAGAGCACCAAGACGCTCAGAAGTGAAAAGATGGAAGATGTCATTTTTAACGGCACGGAGGTCCGTAAGCCGTTGGGAATGGCTGAGGTCTCGCTGGTGATCGGTGGGTTGGATCAGGCGGCGATGAAGCTGGATGGCAACTCGGGGCTTCCGAATGAATTGACCGAAGTGCAGGAGTTGATGATTACCCGCCGCTTGTATCGCAATGGGGAGAGTGAGTATCTCATCAACAAGGTTCACTGCCGTCTGAAAGATATCCGCAGTCTGCTGCTCGATACCCGTGCTGGAAGTAAAGGACACACGGTGATTGCCCAGGGGCAGATTGATCAGATCTTGAACGCCTCGCCACAAGATCGGCGCGAGCTCATTGAAGAAACGGCGGGGATTATTCGTTACAAGAAGCAGAAAGCAGAGGCGTTGCGCAAACTCGAAACGACGCAGCAAAATCTCCTGCGTGTTCGAGACATCGTGGCTGAGGTCAAGAAGCAGCTTAATTCTTTGGAACGTCAGGCCCGCCAGGCGCGCACCTATCAGACCTTGCAAGGTGAAGCCCGTGAGATGGAAGTAACCTTGTTAACGAGAGAGTTTAGGGCACTGCGACAAACGTTGCAGGAGGTCGAAAGTGAGCTTTTGAGTCTGGATCAGCAAGAGTCTGAGAAAGCGGCTGAACAGGCCCGTTTGGCCACGGATCTCGAACAAGCGCGTCTCGAATCGATTGCCACGGCCGACTCCATTGGGAAGATCCGTGAGCAGCTGGCAGGGGTCGAACAACAGCAGGCGCAGGCTCTGACGGCGGCGGAGGTTGAGCGTAATCGGGGTCAGTTGTTCAGCCAACAGCAAGTCCAGGAGTCGGCTGAGCTGGAAGAGCTCGTCCGCTCGCAGGAACAAGTGGTCGGCACCCTCCAAGCCATTGAGTCGTCATTGGTTGGGCTTGAGGAGGAAGTCACGGTTCGAACCCAGGCACTCGAGGAGCTGGATCGTGACATGACGCGATTACGCGATCAGCGTGCTGCGGCAGTCGCAGAAGAGGAGCGAGGGCGAAAAGATGTGTTGCAACTGGCCGTGCTGGTCGCCAACACCGAGCAGAGTATCTCGCAGTTTGCGAAGCGGATAGAGGATTTCACTAACCGCGCAACCCGGTTGACTGCGGAGCGTGACGAGCTGCATGGCCAACGGGAGTCCTCGGTTGCTCGTCGGGATACCTTGCGCGAAGAGTACGGACAGGCTGACCGCCTGGTTGCGACGTTGCAAGCGGACCAACGTGCTGTGAAAGAAGAAGTGGCGCAAGCGATCGGGCTCGTCCAGTCGTTAGATCAGGTTATTTTGCGGCGTTCTGAAGAACTTGCCGGGCTTGAGTCACGCCTCGAGGCGTTGCAAAGCGTCGTCCAGGAGGAGATGGGGTACGGCCGGCAAGGAGCCACCCAAGGACCGGCCCTGAAGTCGTGTGAAGGAGTGCGGGAGGCCGTCGCCGAATGGTTGACGATTCCTTCTGGGATGGAGCGAGCAGTCGAAGCGGTCCTCGGGGAACGTGTCCGGGGGTGGTTTGTCGATGAACCGTCCGTGGGTCGGCGACTGGTCCGGTTTCTCCAGGAGGAGACGTTGGGGCGAGGCAGTTTTATCCCGCAGCAGCCACGCTGGGAAGGGAATCAGGCGTATGAGTGGTGGGCGGCCATTGCGTCAGAGCCGGGAGTTGTGGGGAGAGCGGTAGACCTGGTGCAGACTGATGCTGCCAGAACGGTGGCTCGCGACTCGCTGTTCGATCGAGTCGTGATCGTCCGCTCGTTGGACCACGCCATCGAGCTGTGGGAACGCCACGCCTGGAGTGCTCCGAACGGTCCAATTCTGGCGACTCTGGACGGTGAAGTGGTGGACGCGTCCGGTATCGTGACGGGTGGGCACGTGGAAGGCACGCCCGGTTTGCTGGAGCGGCGGCGGGAGGTGCTCGATCTTGAAACTAAACGACAAACCCTCGTCGTAGAACTTGATCAGAATAAGCAACAGCGGGATGTCGTGCAGGCCCAGATTCAAGAGTTGACCGAGCGAGACCGCCAGCTTGGTGATTCGTTGCGCGAGGCCGAAATGCAAAACCTGTCGTTGCGTAAAGACCAAGAAAAACTCCAGCACGTACTGGACGATCTTGATCACAGACTCAACGCGGTGGAGGCCGAGATCCAGGAAGGTCGGACTGAGCGTGAGCACTTGGAACAAGAATCTCAGTCGGTCCAAGCCCAATTGAGTCAGTGGATCGCAGAAAAAACCGGCCAAGACACGTTGCTATCGAGGGTACGCGAGGGACTTGGCCTGCTTGATCAAAATCTGCGGGCGCATCAGGATCGTGTCACGGAAGCGAGGTTAGCCGCCGAGGGGTTGCGCGCGAAGCGCGAGCATGAGCAACTGAATCGGGCTCGGGTGACGCTTCAGATTCAAGAAACGGAAGATCGGCGACGGGTTTTGGGGGAACATCTCGACAGCCTGAAAGGCCTGATCGAGCAGAGCCACGATGAGCAGACTCGTCAAGAAACGCTGTGTCGAGAACTCGGTGAGGCGGCAGGGCAAGTCAAGGGCGAATTGGTTGCCGCCCAAGAGCGACAAGCACAACAGATGACGAACAGCCGGGCAATGGAAGGCCATCTCGAGGAAGCACGGCGAGGGATGTCCGCGATTCGTGATGCGCGCATGACGGTCGAGGTCCGGCGTGCGGAGATTCGTACGCAGTTGGGTACGGTCGAAAGCACCTTGGCAGGAACCTATCAACTGGATCCGTCGACGTTGATCGAGGTGTCTTCGGCGGCGAGCGAGCCGGCCCTAGAGTCCGAAGCTGCCGTCGATCAAGAGATGGTTGAACGATCTGATACTGAGTTGAAAGAGCAGTTGCAGAAACTCCGTGATCGGCTTGATCGTATGGGGCCGATTAATTTGGCCGCGATCAGTGAGCACCAGGAACTGGAGGAGCGCCACACGTTCCTCTCCGCTCAAGAACAAGATTTATCCAATTCGATCAGCTCGCTCAAGGAGATCATTCAGAGGATTCATCGGACGACGAAAGAAATGTTCGCGGCGACCTATGATGAACTGCAGCGCAAGTTTACCGAAGTGTTCGGTCAGTTCTTCCCTGGTGGGCGTGCGGAGTTGCAGTTGGTCGAGGAACCTCCGTCGGAAAACGGTGAGTCCTCCGGCAGTGACGAACCGGGCATTGAAATCGTCGCGCAACCACCTGGGAAACGGCTGAAAAGCATTACCATGCTATCGGGCGGCGAAAAGACACTCACGGCGATGGCGCTGCTCTTTGCCAGTTTTCTCATCAGACCGACACCGTTCTGTCTATTGGATGAAATCGATGCGCCGCTCGACGAGGAAAACATCGGGCGATTTACGGCGGTGCTGAAGGATCTGGCTCAGAATGCCCAGTTCCTCGTCATCACTCATAACAAGCGAACGATGAGCATTGCGGATTCCCTGTTCGGCGTCACGATGGAAGAACCGGGTGTTTCCAAGCTTGTGTCTGTGAGACTCGGGGATCTGCAACCGGCCTAG
- the ispH gene encoding 4-hydroxy-3-methylbut-2-enyl diphosphate reductase, giving the protein MKIYLANPRGFCAGVDRAIEIVELSLKKYGAPIYVRHEIVHSRHVVKSLRQKGAVFVEELNEVPEGSVVIFSAHGVAKSVWEEANRRRLHVIDATCPLVIKVHNEVNRDYTQGYELILIGHAGHPEVIGTLGQVPDKFHLVSSVSDVEKLQVESTVNLSYVTQTTLSVDECRDIVGALHERFPNIKGPHQEDICYATQNRQNAVKELSRRVDVILVIGSPNSSNSNRLRELGEQCGIPSYLIDSAADIDPAWLQGAKAVGIAAGASAPEILVTEVVAFLKMSESSEVEELTVIEEDVEFLLPKELVQIESSRNSVPTMAR; this is encoded by the coding sequence ATGAAGATCTATCTCGCTAATCCCCGTGGTTTTTGTGCCGGTGTCGATCGGGCGATCGAAATCGTGGAGCTGTCGCTCAAGAAATATGGCGCCCCGATCTATGTGCGCCATGAAATCGTCCATAGCCGCCATGTCGTGAAGTCGCTCAGGCAAAAGGGCGCGGTTTTTGTGGAGGAATTGAACGAAGTCCCGGAAGGGTCAGTCGTTATCTTCAGTGCGCACGGGGTGGCTAAGTCAGTCTGGGAGGAGGCCAATCGTCGGCGCTTGCACGTGATCGATGCGACCTGCCCGCTGGTGATCAAAGTGCATAACGAGGTGAACCGCGATTATACGCAGGGGTATGAGCTGATCCTCATCGGGCATGCCGGGCACCCGGAGGTCATCGGGACGCTGGGCCAAGTTCCCGACAAGTTTCACCTGGTGTCGTCGGTCAGCGATGTAGAAAAGCTCCAAGTCGAGAGCACGGTCAATTTGTCGTATGTCACACAAACGACGCTGAGTGTCGATGAATGCCGAGATATCGTCGGTGCGCTGCATGAACGGTTTCCGAATATCAAGGGGCCCCATCAGGAAGATATCTGTTATGCAACGCAGAACCGGCAGAATGCAGTCAAAGAACTGTCTCGCCGTGTGGATGTCATTCTCGTCATCGGCTCGCCGAACAGCTCTAACTCCAATCGGTTGAGGGAATTAGGGGAACAGTGCGGCATCCCGTCCTATCTTATCGATTCAGCCGCGGACATCGATCCCGCCTGGCTCCAGGGAGCCAAAGCGGTCGGGATTGCTGCCGGTGCGTCGGCACCGGAAATTCTTGTGACCGAAGTGGTGGCATTCTTAAAAATGTCGGAATCGTCTGAGGTTGAAGAGCTCACAGTTATTGAGGAGGATGTCGAGTTTCTTCTCCCGAAGGAACTGGTCCAGATCGAATCTTCCAGGAACTCCGTTCCCACGATGGCTCGCTGA
- a CDS encoding c-type cytochrome — protein MSLQKGVAVGVGMLTLVGVLSAPTWLYASEQPRAEELIQQTCVQCHRLEGKAGSRFKLHAPDLIWAGSKYQRSWLIRWLTGTEAPLYAKGYLWDMTSVPKQHPKMTDAEANAIADYFAEHNTDPRVTVGAFDLSKVTKFDVAFGAVAYKAHACLGCHTIEENGKLIGGPQSAALQKAGQRYNPDWLYQFGQNPHDFTVHNGEFLADATDAQLRAVIGYLMVQGVPDFQYYEPWTSPEFSKADAERGKVVYKEYCAQCHGFTGKGDGPAASGLEPKPAIHANMPFDKLPMEYLYNVINHGGVAIGKSPNMPYWGLTIGQQGVADVIAYLKVTFKGVPDIEAATESLAGSTCVQPRKTAQAPADFLTKANPLPSSSGSINAGKELFLKGAQPVACVMCHGELGDGKGVMGAAFVPPPRNFTCGPMMKALPDGQLFWIIKNGSPGTGMMAFPGLPDEQVWQLIRYIRSLAHNE, from the coding sequence ATGAGTCTGCAGAAGGGCGTTGCCGTTGGAGTGGGAATGTTGACGCTGGTCGGCGTGCTGTCTGCACCGACGTGGCTCTACGCAAGTGAGCAGCCTCGTGCGGAAGAACTGATCCAACAGACCTGCGTGCAATGTCATCGGTTAGAAGGGAAGGCTGGATCGAGATTTAAGCTTCACGCGCCTGACCTCATCTGGGCCGGTAGCAAATATCAACGGTCATGGCTCATTCGATGGCTGACCGGCACGGAAGCCCCACTGTATGCGAAGGGGTATCTGTGGGATATGACGAGCGTCCCGAAGCAACACCCAAAAATGACGGACGCTGAAGCGAACGCGATCGCCGACTACTTTGCCGAGCACAACACAGATCCACGTGTGACGGTGGGTGCATTCGACCTCTCAAAAGTGACGAAGTTCGACGTGGCGTTTGGGGCAGTCGCCTATAAAGCGCATGCCTGCCTCGGCTGCCACACGATCGAGGAGAATGGAAAGCTCATTGGGGGCCCCCAAAGCGCCGCCTTACAGAAGGCCGGGCAACGGTACAACCCGGATTGGCTATACCAATTCGGGCAAAACCCACATGACTTCACCGTCCACAATGGAGAATTTCTGGCCGATGCGACCGATGCGCAACTGCGCGCCGTGATCGGCTATCTGATGGTTCAAGGGGTGCCCGACTTTCAGTATTACGAGCCCTGGACGAGTCCTGAGTTCAGCAAGGCGGACGCGGAGCGAGGGAAAGTGGTTTACAAAGAATATTGTGCGCAGTGCCACGGGTTCACCGGTAAGGGCGACGGCCCTGCGGCCTCGGGCCTGGAGCCCAAGCCCGCCATCCATGCCAACATGCCGTTCGACAAACTCCCGATGGAGTATCTCTATAATGTAATCAATCACGGCGGTGTAGCGATCGGGAAGTCGCCGAACATGCCCTACTGGGGCCTAACAATCGGCCAGCAGGGTGTGGCGGATGTCATCGCCTATTTGAAGGTGACCTTCAAAGGGGTCCCGGATATCGAGGCGGCAACCGAAAGCCTTGCAGGGAGTACCTGTGTACAGCCACGCAAGACAGCTCAAGCTCCTGCAGACTTCCTCACTAAAGCGAATCCGCTGCCGTCGTCATCCGGTTCCATCAACGCCGGAAAAGAGTTGTTCCTGAAGGGTGCGCAACCGGTCGCCTGCGTGATGTGTCACGGCGAGCTGGGCGATGGGAAGGGCGTGATGGGGGCGGCCTTCGTCCCGCCGCCACGGAATTTTACCTGTGGCCCGATGATGAAAGCCTTACCCGATGGGCAGCTGTTTTGGATCATCAAGAACGGGTCGCCGGGGACCGGCATGATGGCCTTTCCCGGGTTGCCGGATGAGCAGGTCTGGCAGCTGATTCGCTATATCAGGAGTTTGGCTCATAACGAGTGA